Within Campylobacter jejuni, the genomic segment ATGAATCCAAGCCAAATACTTGAAAATTTAAAAAAAGAATTAAGCGAAAACGAATACGAAAATTATTTATCAAATTTAAAATTCAACGAAAAACAAAGCAAAGCAGATCTTTTAGTTTTTAACGCTCCAAATGAACTCATGGCTAAATTCATACAAACAAAATACGGTAAAAAAATCGCACATTTTTATGAAGTGCAAAGTGGAAATAAAGCCATCATAAACATACAAGCACAAAGTACTAAACAAAACAACAAAAGCACAAAAATCGACATAGCTCATATAAAAGCACAAAGCACAATTTTAAATCCTTCTTTTACTTTTGACAGTTTTGTTGTGGGGGATTCTAACAAATACGCTTATGGAGCATGTAAAGCTATAATACATAAAGACAAACTTGGAAAACTTTATAATCCAATCTTTGTTTATGGACCTACAGGACTTGGAAAAACACATTTACTTCAAGCGGTTGGAAATGCGAGCTTAGAAATGGGAAAAAAAGTTATTTACGCTACGAGTGAAAATTTTATCAATGATTTTACTTCAAATTTAAAAAATGGCTCTTTAGATAAATTTCATGAAAAGTATAGAAACTGCGATGTTTTACTTATAGATGATGTGCAGTTTTTAGGAAAAACCGATAAAATTCAAGAAGAATTTTTCTTTATATTTAATGAGATTAAAAACAATGACGGGCAAATCATCATGACTTCAGACAATCCACCCAACATGCTAAA encodes:
- the dnaA gene encoding chromosomal replication initiator protein DnaA, with amino-acid sequence MNPSQILENLKKELSENEYENYLSNLKFNEKQSKADLLVFNAPNELMAKFIQTKYGKKIAHFYEVQSGNKAIINIQAQSTKQNNKSTKIDIAHIKAQSTILNPSFTFDSFVVGDSNKYAYGACKAIIHKDKLGKLYNPIFVYGPTGLGKTHLLQAVGNASLEMGKKVIYATSENFINDFTSNLKNGSLDKFHEKYRNCDVLLIDDVQFLGKTDKIQEEFFFIFNEIKNNDGQIIMTSDNPPNMLKGITERLKSRFAHGIIADITPPQLDTKIAIIRKKCEFNDINLSNDIINYIATSLGDNIREIEGIIISLNAYATILGQEITLELAKSVMKDHIKEKKENITIDDILSLVCKEFNIKPSDVKSNKKTQNIVTARRIVIYLARALTALTMPQLANYFEMKDHTAISHNVKKITEMIENDGSLKAKIEELKNKILVKSQS